Genomic segment of Phycisphaerae bacterium:
TGGAGTTCTATTGTGGATCTTGCGGCAGGAAAGCTACAAAGAAATGACTGTGAATTACGAAATCCTTTTCGCCGAAGCGTAGAATCAATTACCGGGGGCCAGAAAGCTCATCGACTTGAGGTATCCTCGACCTTTTTCTCCCAAATTCATTGATTTTATGCTCAACACCAGCTTTTACACGCTGGCAGGCAAAACTTGTGTCAATTAGATTTCGTTTCACTCTTAATTCACTCTGTTTTCGCCGCTCCTCAATGCCCCTGATGCTTGTATCTTCGTCCGTCGCGGCGGTTCTCTGTAACCTAACTACCGTCAGAGAAAGGGCTTACACACACTTTCCCTTTTGATTGTCCCTTTACAAAGTAACAATAAACTCTATAAATAATACGGGACAATCCACAATCCTGTTCATCATGGTATATCGAATACTATGCTATAGTACTTTTGGTAATCGGTCAAGAAAAAAACAATATATAAAATTTCAAGGTTTTTGACGAAAATTTACATAACCACCTTGAGGAAAAGGGGTTATGAAATTTAAATAATCCTGCTTTTTGGCCTTTTGGGCCTGTTTCATATGCTTTTTACCAAAAACGTGCAAAAACGCATATTTTTCAACCAAAAAACTAATTGCCGTTTAAGGCAATCTGCGGATTGTTCATTCGCCGACCGATTTGCACCTGCCGGGAACAAAAGACTGAGCGACTTATAATAACTGAAAAGCGTTGCGATTTTTGCAATGGCCGAAACGATGGTTTCAGGATAATATATTGCAAACCTTAACCGGCTTAGTCTCCTTGACGGTTCTGGTGGTTTGGATTGTATCCTCTATAAGCTCGCATAAACAGAGCTTGTTAGGTAAACAGATGAGCGAAGAGCAAAAAAATTTAGAAATGGAAACAACCGAGAAGAAATTGCTTCGGCCGGCATTAATTGCCTCGGCCGAGACAATCTCTGAATATTCGATATTCTTAAAGCACCTGCTGGTAGGTCTGGTTGATGAATCGATCCCCACTGCTCTGATTTGTCCGCCGAATTGTAATCTGGGTTCTATCGTCCCCCCGTCGGTCCAGGTTATCAGGTACCCGACTTTTGACTTGCCTCTGTTCAAGCGGCAAAATAGAAACAAGCTCGTCGAGCAGCTCAACGATTTTAAACCGACCGTTCTGCACTGCCTGTGCCAGAGCGAAGCGCCTCTTGCCAGACAGTTGGCCTGGCGGCTGGATTTGCCTTATTTGCTGATGGTCACTTCACTGCAGAAACGATTTGGCCGGCTTTTTATTTCATCGAGCCGCTGCGCAAAAATCATTGTCCCCGCTGAAACCATTGCCGCTAACGTTGCCAAACTCTATCCTGCCTTCACCGACCGGATTAAGCGGATAAATATCGGTACCTTTACCTCAGAAACCAGCAGCTGTTTCCGCGAATCGCGATGGCTCGCAAGTATGGTAACGGCGCATCCGCTGGATAATGAAAGGGATTTCGAGAATCTATTCGGTGCGGTAAAACATCTCGCAATAGATGGATATGAATTTATGTTAGTGATATCAGGCAGCGGACGGGCGGAAAAGCAGGTGTGGAAATTGCTGACTGCACGCGGCCTTGCGCAAATTGTTACCTTTGTCCCCAGATTGGAGATGCTGCGCTCTGTTCTTGCAGCCGGAGATATCTTCATCCAGCCCAAGCCCAGCAATACCTTTAACCCTTTATTGCTCGAAGCGATGAGCGTCGGGGCGGCTGTCGCGGGCTGTAAGGGCGGAGTGGACGACTTGATTATAGAAGACAAAACCGCAATAGTCTTCGACCCAACTGATGAGCTTAGTATATATGGCACCTTGCAGAAGCTCTTCGACAGGCGCGAGCTGGCGCAGAAAATCGCCACAGCAGCACAGCAGTATTTGAGAGAAAATTACACCGTCAGCAATATGATTTCTTCCACCCTGCAGGCTTACCACGATGCGCAAACCTGGTTCAAACACCGTGGCCGCAGCAAACCGTAATCAGCAGGCAATCTTTTAATCTTTCACTTCCGCATCGGCAGACGAATCAATGACAGAGTCGATTGTCTTAAAAGGTTTTTTCCATTCTATCTTCCCTTCGGCGTTCTTTTGGTAGAATTCGAATTTGAAACCAGCGCTGTCCGATTGCGAAAAAGCCGGTTTGCCTTTGCTCGCGAAAACGCTGAAATGGATATATTCCTTGTAGAAAACGCTCGGGTCGCCGCCGGCAATCCCGACGCCAAAATCCGACCTTAAACGACCCCTAGCCAAAATGGGCAGGTCGTATCTGAAATATTCTTTTCCATCCGGCTGAATAACTACATACCAAAACTTTGCGTTGGGCTCTCCCACCGGCCCCATCCATCTGAAGCTCCAGGCATCAAAAGCTTCCGGCGCAGGCTCAGCGGATTTGAATGTTATATTATTGGAAGAGCCGGGTTCGTTCGTGTCAGATTTTTCCGCTTCGCTCTGTGCCTGATACTTTCTCATAAATTCCGCAATATCAGGGTAACCTTTACGCTCGGCTAAGACCGGCGGCGTTTCCCCGTCTTTACCTTTAGCATTGATGTCAGCCCCTCTGGCTAACAGCATCTCTACAATATCTTTATTACCGCCTGACGCGGCGTAATGCAGCGGTGTCTTGTCGTCCCGATCTTTGGCATTAACGTCGGCGCCTTTGGCGATAAGTAATTCCGCTATGTCTGGGCAATTCTCACCCATAGCCATAAGCAGTGGTGTATTTTTACTTTTGAAATTAACGCCGGCGCCTTTGGCAATAAGCAGCTCTGCCGCTTCCTTATGTTTTCCTGCTATCGCACCGAATAACGGATGTGG
This window contains:
- a CDS encoding glycosyltransferase family 4 protein; amino-acid sequence: MSEEQKNLEMETTEKKLLRPALIASAETISEYSIFLKHLLVGLVDESIPTALICPPNCNLGSIVPPSVQVIRYPTFDLPLFKRQNRNKLVEQLNDFKPTVLHCLCQSEAPLARQLAWRLDLPYLLMVTSLQKRFGRLFISSSRCAKIIVPAETIAANVAKLYPAFTDRIKRINIGTFTSETSSCFRESRWLASMVTAHPLDNERDFENLFGAVKHLAIDGYEFMLVISGSGRAEKQVWKLLTARGLAQIVTFVPRLEMLRSVLAAGDIFIQPKPSNTFNPLLLEAMSVGAAVAGCKGGVDDLIIEDKTAIVFDPTDELSIYGTLQKLFDRRELAQKIATAAQQYLRENYTVSNMISSTLQAYHDAQTWFKHRGRSKP